The sequence AGGCCCAGGAGATTTACATGCAAATTCCTCCTCGACCCCTTTCCAAATTTAAAATCctagaagggaaaagaaaaattctaaaagtaGCAGGAACCCTGCTGGCCACACCCCACCCCTTACCAGGTGAGAGATGTGGAGGGGATAATTCACCACAACCCCCCAGTTTCCTCCCGCGTCACACACGCCACCCCTCTCTGGTGTGGAACCACTTAAGATTTGGGTAAAACTCCCCTCTCGCCCTGGAGACGGGATCTGGAAGCTTTTAGGGGGCGGAGGTAGAGGTggggaggcagaaggaaaattCCCTCAAACGTTCGTCAGGCCTAAGAGAGTCGTCCCTTCACTCAAAATTGCCCgtcaccccccgccccccaccattAACTTTCGATTAAGACCTCCTCCTTAGGGCAACTAAACTTTACTTTGCACAATTAAGATTTGCCGCAGAAGAAGCGGGAGGGAGAAGCCGCAGCTCCGGGCCATTCTCCTTTCCCTCGCTCCCTCCAAGCCCCCCGCCCCAACCCTCCAGCTCCGGGCCTCCGAGTTCCTGAGTTTTCTCACTTTGAGGTGCCACCGAACACAAAGAACCATAATGGGCTCCTTTGTGTTGGCTACGGGGCAATTACGCCTCGGAGTCCTGGTCCCTTTAAGAGTCTCTTAAAGAGACAGGATCCCATTTTTCAGAGGGTTTTTTAAGGGTGTGTGGAGGGGGAGGGCGAGGGATCTACGTGTAAAGTGAAGTGAAACTTTCGCCTGGGCTCCAGAAAGAGCGGACAGAAAAGGTCTTTGTAAattgttagtttttttaaagtctgttttaatttttaaatttgagatttttcacTCGATTTGAAAAATTGGACTAGGAATAGGTGGGGTTCGAGGATCGGGGGCGGGGGCAAGGGTTTAAAGAGTCCCCACCCGGCAGAGCACCTCGGCCCGGGAAGAGGAGTGAGCCAGGGTCGAGTAGTGTCCCCCGATCTCGCCGCGGCAACTCCGGAGAAATCCCGGGCTGGGCAAACAGCCCTTAATATAATAATAgcttgtctctttaaaaagcaaaaggggGGGAAAGTTTTGTTGGCATCTGGTTTCTGATCTCATTATGTTGTGGTCGACCAATCCAGCCCTCGGGCCTGGTCCTCGGGTTTAAATCTGATTGGCCGAGAGCACATTTTGGGTTGGTGCTTAGAGCTCGACGGGGCGGTTTCAAGGATCCCTtttttggggggctgaggagagGGCGGGGCCGCCAGCGGGGGCCCCCTTGAAACCGACTAATTGGGATCGGAGAGGCCGAGGTGAGGGCTGGAGGAGGCACAAAGAAGTCGCTGGGTgcagaagggaggggagagggggagcTGAGAGgcgagaggaggaggaagaggagagagggcaGCAGCGCGCGGTGTCTCCGGCTGCTCAGTCCGACCGCGGCAAGCAAGCGGGCAGGCGCAccgccccctcccccgcccggCCTCCCCAACTCTGCGGCCGCGAGTAAAGTTTGCAAAGAGGCGCGGGAGGCGGCAGCCGCAGCGAGGAGGCGGCGGGGAAGAAGCGCAGTCTCCgggttgggggcgggggcggggggggcgcCAAGGAGCCGGGTGGGGGGCGGCGGCCAGCATGCGGCCCCGCAGCGCCCTGCCCCgcctgctgctgccgctgctgctgctgcccgcCGCCGGGCCGGCCCAGTTCCACGGGGAGAAGGGCATCTCCATCCCGGACCACGGCTTCTGCCAGCCCATCTCCATCCCGCTGTGCACGGACATCGCCTACAACCAGACCATCATGCCCAACCTTCTGGGCCACACGAACCAGGAGGACGCAGGCCTAGAGGTGCACCAGTTCTATCCGCTGGTGAAGGTGCAGTGCTCGCCCGAACTGCGCTTCTTCCTGTGCTCCATGTACGCACCCGTGTGCACCGTGCTGGAACAGGCCATCCCGCCGTGCCGCTCTATCTGTGAGCGCGCGCGCCAGGGCTGCGAAGCCCTCATGAACAAGTTCGGTTTTCAGTGGCCCGAGCGCCTGCGCTGCGAGCACTTCCCGCGCCACGGCGCCGAGCAGATCTGCGTCGGCCAGAACCACTCCGAGGACGGAGCTCCCGCGCTACTCACCACCGCGCCGCCGCCGGGACTGCAGCCGGGTGCCGGGGGCACCCCGGGTggcccgggcggcggcggcgctcCCCCGCGCTACGCCACGCTGGAGCACCCCTTCCACTGCCCGCGCGTCCTCAAGGTGCCATCCTATCTCAGCTACAAGTTTCTGGGCGAGCGTGATTGTGCTGCGCCCTGCGAACCTGCGCGGCCCGATGGTTCCATGTTCTTCTCACAGGAGGAGACGCGTTTCGCGCGCCTCTGGATCCTCACCTGGTCGGTGCTGTGCTGCGCTTCCACCTTCTTCACTGTCACCACGTACTTGGTAGACATGCAGCGCTTCCGCTACCCAGAGCGGCCTATCATTTTTCTGTCGGGCTGCTACACCATGGTGTCGGTGGCCTACATCGCGGGCTTCGTGCTCCAGGAGCGCGTGGTGTGCAACGAGCGCTTCTCCGAGGACGGTTACCGCACGGTGGTGCAGGGCACCAAGAAGGAGGGCTGCACCATCCTCTTCATGATGCTCTACTTCTTCAGCATGGCCAGCTCCATCTGGTGGGTCATCCTGTCGCTCACCTGGTTCCTGGCAGCCGGCATGAAGTGGGGCCACGAGGCCATCGAGGCCAACTCTCAGTACTTCCACCTGGCCGCCTGGGCCGTGCCGGCCGTCAAGACCATCACCATCCTGGCCATGGGCCAGATCGACGGCGACCTGCTGAGCGGCGTGTGCTTCGTAGGCCTCAACAGCCTGGACCCGCTGCGGGGCTTCGTGCTAGCGCCGCTCTTCGTGTACCTGTTCATCGGCACGTCCTTCCTCCTGGCCGGCTTCGTGTCGCTCTTCCGCATCCGCACCATCATGAAGCACGACGGCACCAAGACCGAAAAGCTGGAGCGGCTCATGGTGCGCATCGGCGTCTTCTCCGTGCTCTACACAGTGCCCGCCACCATCGTCATCGCTTGCTACTTCTACGAGCAGGCCTTCCGCGAGCACTGGGAGCGCTCGTGGGTGAGCCAGCACTGCAAGAGCCTGGCCATCCCGTGCCCGGCGCACTACACGCCGCGCATGTCGCCCGACTTCACGGTCTACATGATCAAATACCTCATGACGCTCATCGTGGGCATCACGTCGGGCTTCTGGATCTGGTCGGGCAAGACGCTGCACTCGTGGAGGAAGTTCTACACTCGCCTCACCAACAGCCGACACGGTGAGACCACCGTGTGAGGGACGCCCCCAGGCCGGAACCGCGCGGCGCTTTCCTCCGCCCGGGGTGGGGCCCCTACAGACtccgtattttatttttttaaataaaaaacgaTCGAAACCATTTCACTTTTAGgttgctttttaaaagagaacTCTCTGCCCAACACCCCCACAAGGTTTGTAATTAAAACTGTAAATAGTCTttgtaaatttaattatatatattttctatttaaaagaaaaaaggagaaaaaaaaacaggggtgTGGGCGCCAGGACTGAAgaatgaggtgtgtgtgtgttggggagtgTAGTTGGGGGGAGGGTTCTCTTTCTTAAGTGCCCTTCAAAACCCGCCCCACTTTTGGAGTTTTTTGGTGATATGGCAGGGCTGGGCCTGATGGGAGAGGCACCCAGCCTGAGCGCTGTTTTTGTTGGCTTTGAGTCGTTAGGAGTTTGTTCCATTCAACTAATATAAAAGCCAAATTTGTGAGCCTCCTCTCTGACGCTGGGCCTGTGGAAGCCGTTGGATATTTTTGAACAGGACTTGGATTCGTTTTGTTTCcttcccccttttctttccctACTCATTTGTCCTGTCTTCTTCACTCACTCTTGGAAAAGTCCCAACAGAGATGAAGACGTGGAAAAAAAAATCGGGGTCGGGGTGTGCTGGTGGGGAGAGGGCAGAGATCCGGTGAGGAATGGCTTCCACCCCCTGGCCCATTCCCCTGCAGGCTGGAAGATCTTTCTCCTGTCTGGCTTCTCTTCTTTTCAATTCGCTGCACCAAGTGCTTCCAGTGGCCCAAAAATGCTTTTTGAAGTGTGTTTTGAAACAGCCCCCACCAACATACACCCCACCAGGAGTACTGATCCTGCCTCCCTTCATGTCTAGGGGAAGCATTCGCCTTTGAGCACTTGTTTGCAAATctggggagtttgagacctcctagcatctcttcccttctttccctgcAGTCTATTCACTCCCGCAGCCAAAAATCTCTGGCGTTCAGGTTAGCAGTTTCTGGGTTGGTTtgtgtgggtttttgttgttgtttggggcttatttttttcaaaaagtgatAAAGACGGGTGGGTTGGAGGGAGGGGACTGATGGGCTGGTGggctttttagttttcctttgagaaaaagactggtttatttaaaatttgtccagaaaaaaatgaaaaaaaaaaaaaaggtggtatcTTTGCTTTAGAAGAAGTCTCTGGATAGGCCCTTTGTGGCTGTGGGGGTGGGTTGAGTGTTTACATTACATTCTATATCACAAGATTGATAGGATGTTTAAAGCAGATGTTTCTTATCTTCCCCTGAGCCCCTACAAATAAAGtcaagacttttctttttttgagacggagtcttgctctgtcgcccaggctggagtgcagtggtgcgatcttggctcactgcaacctccactgcagcgtttctcctgcctcagcctcccaagtagctgggactacaggcgcacgccaccactccttgctaatttttgtatttttagtagacacagggtttcaccatattggccaggctggtctcgaactcctgacctcgttatctgcctgcctcggcctcctaaagtgctgggattacaggagtgagccacagtgcctggcctgtcaAGACTTCTCTTAAGTTAACTTCCTGAGAAGTGATGTCTAAAAGTATCTTTGCTGGTGTGAGAACTCCAGTTTCCAACACATATTATTTCCCTCAACTATTtggaatattttagaattttaattccaAAGGATTAGTTTGAATACAAGTATGCCACATAACTCAGTTTTCGCCATCTTCCATTTCTTAACAGTGTAAATTAAAAgctaataatcataataataaagtGCATTTAATTATCTTTGAGAGATCTAtccttttaattgtatttaacaGGGTTGTAACATTTTATTAGTTTAACCAAACcacacctcctcctcccctctctcccttacctacttggctgggggtggggcagagaaGAGTGCTCCCAGCCCTGGACCTTGCTTTCTTAGCTAAATGGTGATGGGAGAAATGGTGCCTTACCACCCTTTGTTGGCTGTCTTCCGGACAAGGGAGAAAGTTAAGTTAGAACCCCTACTTCGAAGTGTTTGCTTGTGTTAGTTTATGTTGGGGGAGGGGAACTGGAAATGTTTGGTGGTAATTGAAGTGATATGTGGGGCTTTGTTTGGAATTGTATGAAGCCTGTGGATTTCAGCAGCGCCCCCtcccaaaaatatataatttcccCCCAAATCATCTGTGTCAGTGGCCAGTTAAACCTAGCTTTTTATCAAATGATGACAAGTGTGAGATCTCAACATGAGGTTCCCTCAATTATCAAAGAAGCAGGCGGGAGGAGGTGTCACCGCCCCCGGCTCCATTTGTTGCAGGATTCTAAAGGGACCCCGCAAAGGCTGCAGGAAAGAGTAAAATTACAAACAAATTGTGAGTGCCTCTCCTTGTAATAATGGGAAAAGCCAGAGAATCAGGTGGGATTTTCCAGTACCTGGTATTGAGCTCAGTGGGAAGAGGAGCTGGTCTCTGTTGAAGATTGGGGAGAGCCTCTCCCACCTATAAGCCACCCAAGATCTTGGCTCTGTGTGCTTTGGGTACATTTGTCCCTGGACCCTCGCACTGAGCAACCCCCTCCTCAAAGTCTCCTGCCAACATAAAGGAAGAGAGCCTGAGACACTGACAAAATAGATTATATGACTGAGGAGGAAGACAGATAATAAGACAGTTCCATCTTTTGGAAAGAACAGATCTTAGAGATACCCTTCCCCTTCTTCAGGGGGAGTAGCCAAGGGCTGAATTACCCTACTGAAAATTGTTGTGGGGGAACCCTCCTCTCCACACCCTTGTCCTGTTTCTTAAATGAAACACTCTTAGAGGAAGGGAAGCTTTAGACCACAGTTTGGGGAATTTGGGGTAAAGAGGAGAAAGCACCCTGGAGGAAGACTCAGAGGTAAACCACCTGAACTCACTGCCTCACGGGAGAGGGCACCTCAGCTCCCTTGTTCAGAAAACCCAGTTAAAAACAGGAGCTTAGAGATCTGCTTTTGGAGATTTCTAGGTCGTCCTTTGAGCAGAAAAGGGTTTCCATGTTGTAAGTGGGCTGGTCCCTCCCTCTGGAAGAGCGAGGCTTTGTGTTTGCTGGAGGGTCAGGGCCAAGAAGGAAATACACTCACCTGTGGCACCTGGGCCTGGGGCAGGTCTCAGGCCCACGCTGCTTTCTGCCTGCTCTTCTGCCCTCCCCCAGGGCAATGGTCTGGGGTTTCAAGGTCCCAGGCATTTCTCCTCCAGACTCCCCCCTCTTATTGATCAGgctttccctcctcccagcccagaCTTCCCTCCAGAAGACTTTAACGTTAGTTCCAAACTTTTTGCCCTTTAAGATTTTTTGAAGAGCTAGCTCTAGAAAAAGGCCACTAAAGTTTCTCAAGACAAAATTCTTCTGAACATCCCCAAAGAATTAAGATTAGGTTCAGCCCAGTGGGATGGGGAACTGCTTTTTGTTCCAAAATCTCTTCAGGAGGGTGGGGAGATGCTGTCCCGGGGGTGCCTGCCATGGGGTCTGAGCCGGGCGAGCCCTCCCTTCTGCAGTCTTGCTACTCACTGTACCAGGGTCCCTCCTCCTCTAGAATCACTCTTCTTACCTTAAATGGATCTTAAACTTCTGGGGGCCACTGACCATCTGAGAATCTCAAAACTCTTTGGACctcttcctggaaaaaaaaaatagccagatccCCCATGAATATGCAATTGTGTGTAGCTTTAGGAAGTTTCTAGATCATCCCTCCCTGACCTCTCTCCCTACCCGCCTGCCCCCAAACTAGTTTTCGAGTCGCTGgtctagacattttttttttttttttttgagactgagtctcactctgtcgcccaggctggagtgtagtggcgcgatctcagctcactgcaatctccgcctcccgagttcaagcaattctcctgcctcaacctcctgagtagctgggattacaggtgtgcatcaccacacctggctaatttttgtatttttagtagagatggggtttcaccacgatggccaggctggtctcaaactcctgacctcaggtgatcctcccgcctcggcctcccaaagtactggaattacaggcatgagccgccgtgcctggcctgtctAGACATTTTCTAGTCCTGATTACTAGCTACCTCTCCTTCTCTAAAGGACAGCCCTTACCTTCTCAGACTCCAGTATCCCCCGGTCTCTAATCACCTCTGCTATGgaaagggggtgggggtgaggagggaaAGCCACTGGGCCTACAAAACCAGGAGTACCCCGGAACCAGATTATTCACTCAGTTCAATCCTGCCCCTTGATCAGGTAACAAGTGATCAAGATGCAGCAGAGTGGAATATGGATGAATGAAATTTGTAGTTGGGAAAAacggagagagagacagacaatgTATGGCGAGCAGAGGCTTTGACATGCTTTGGTACCACTCACTGCAGTAGTAGCTGTGAGCACTTGTGGCATTTTTCTAACCTCTGAGCgtgtgtcctcatctataaaaaggcTGATAGTACCTGTCTGGTAACATGAGTAGTAGACGGGACCATACATCTACAGAGCCCTCAGGCAGTAGTTCAATAAATTGTAGCACTTTTCCAATTACttagaatacatttatttatttatttattttgagacggagtctggctctgtcgcccaggctggagtgcggtggcgcgatctcggctcactgcaagctccgcctcccgggttcacgccattctcctgcctcagcctctggagtagctgggactacaggcgcccgccaccacgcctggctagttttttttgttttgttttgtatttttagtagagatgtggtttccccgggttagccaggatggtctcgatctcctgacctcgtgatccgcccgccttggcctcccaaagtgctgggattacaggtgtgagccaccgcgcctggcccccactTAGAatacatttccaaaaataaaatcagtggaTCAAAAGATCTAATTTCTTGACAAGAGAAGTGTTACCAATAGTTTTTAAACTGTTCCCTATCATTTAAAAGGACCACagtcttcccttcccagcacttccctatCATTTCCTCCGTGTGAAGAGGTACATCTAACTGCCCTTAGAATATGGACGATGACTGGTCTTAGCTGCTTCATGCTGATAGGGGGCATTGTTTTGGGGAAAACAGCAGTCAGACTCCTCCTAGAGGTCTATCTAAGGGTTCCTAGGAAAGGGGAGCCATCATCCGAGGCTCCGATTGCCTGACCGTTTGCAGTTTGGTGGCTTCTAGGCGCAAGAGAATAAAACAAGTTTTATAAGGTTAAGTGTGCATAAATTAAACGTGTATTATACAAGGAAAGAATTTAGTGCCAAAGATTCCAGAGACAAGAAGTAAAATATACTAACAACATTGTACCCTGAGCTGTAAGAAATTAAACCTTATATAGGAGCAGTTCAACTTGAGAAGAGATAACTGTTCTTGCCATATCTTTTAGCAGTTAACAGGTGCACCCTGGGAATTCTGGGATTTGTGGACTTGCACGATGGCCATTAAAGCTTTTGCCTCTTTCCTGtatctcctctctctttcctgggCCTCCCAGTCTCTATTATAAAAGACCAAGGTGGCTACTTTCAGGAGTTTCTTCAAAGTACTATCTGGTCCCGGGGCCTGTTTTTGTATCTTCCTTCTGATGTCAGGAGCTGCCCAAGTAATAAATTGATCCTTTAGAATTAGTTGTCCCTCTACTGAATCAGGAGATAGAGAGAGGTGCTTTACCAAGCTCCCTCTTAGCCTCTCCAGGAAGGCAGTGGGATTTTCATCAAATCCCTGGTCAATCATGGACAATTTAGTATAATTGAGGGGCTTGGTCCTAGTTCAATGGTATTGAAATGAATGGTCCCTTCCTGAGGCCACGCCAGTCCTTCCTATAAATCATAATTTGGCCAAACCTTTGTGCAGAGGGCTATGAGGTGCTTTTCCTTCAGATGCTGAGGGTCAAAGCAATCCCAATGGTTCAGAATACATTATACTCCAGAAGAGTATAAGCTGGGGGTGGTGAAGAGAACTGGTTGCCCATTCTGAAAGACAGGGAAAAAAGGCGTCCCCtactcccttccttctttcagcGAATACTCAGAGTGTGATGGAGAGAGAAAGCGAGTATCCtccctgcaccctccacctcttgTCCCTGAGCCCTGGTGACCTTGTCAGGTGCCAGCCATGGGTACCAATGCGGTATGTACCCATGAAGCAGGGAAAACCTGGAGAATAGGAATTAACTGCTCTCATCTacacctccctttctccctccctttcttcctgctgTCAGCAAACTGAGTTCCCTGGGCCTGTTTGTGCCATGGAACATGGCCTCCTTCTATGTGGTGGGGGGTTCACTCGTCAGGAATTGGTTCTGCCCATTTACATTGTGCCTGTTGCCTGGCTTTGGATCCCTCGGACCTGGTTTTTCTCTCTAGGGCCTCAGCCTGAAGCCTGGAATCGAATTTGGGATTGAAAAGTTGGTTTAGAGGCTGTTTGTATCTGTTCAGAGTGTCTCAGATGTGCCCTGCTGAATTTGCAGTTCTCAGCCAGCAGGGGTCGCTCCTCCGTTAACTTCCCTATCAGAAACTACTGGGATGGGGGAGCCCTCTcacttagaaaaggaaaaaaagaaaaacagttaaaagGCCAAAAAGAGGAGGATTCTGGGAGAAGAACCCCTTGCTTACTGCAAGTGGGCCCCCCTAATCCTTATATCTTTCCTCTAGTTCAGACCGTGTTGAATTCTTTGGCCAGGGGAGGAAAGGTTTTATTGGCGCAGCCGGCAAGAAGCGCCCATCCGTTTGCCCTGTTTGGCTACCACCACGGCTTTCTCCCGCCCACTCTTGGCTGTTGGGCTTGGCCTTTGCCTGCTGCGGGCACGCATGGGCGCCTGAGCTGGGAGGGGAAAGGGTGAAGAAAGGTGCCCTGAGCCATGCCTGTGGCTGTCAAGGTAAAGGTGTACATGGCACCTCTAGGAAAAGTTGGTCTGATTGGCACATTTCAAACCGTGTGAGAGCGgctgggtgcgctggctcacgcctatgatcccagcactttgggaggccgaggcgggcggatcacaaggtcaggggttggagaccagcctgaccaacatggtgaaacccagtctctactaacaatacaaaaattagccgggcgtggtggcgcttgcctgtaatcccagctactcaggaggctgaggcaggagaatcgtttgaacctgggaagcggaggttgcagtgagccaagatcgcaccaccgcactccagcctgggtgatagaatgagactccgtctcaaaaaaaaaaaaaaaaaaacaaacaaagaaaagaaaaagaaaaatgaggcccagagGCCAGAGAGACACTGCCTGAAGCTCACAGGTAATTGCAGAATTGGAGCTCAAACCCAGCTTTTAGTCCTTATGCTTTTTTTTAGACTAATTTTTTTAGAGGAAGGTAcaagagttcccatatacccctgTCCCTACACATACATAACCTACcttccccattatcaacatccctcaCCAGaggagtacttttttttttttttttttttttgagatggagtctcgctctgtcgcccaggctagagtgcagtggcacatcttagctcactgcaacctctgcctccctggttcaaacgattctcctgcctcagcctcccaagtagctgggattacaggcatccactaccacgcctagctaatttttgtatttttagtagagatagggttttaccatattggccagggtggtcacgaactcctgacctcagatgatccgtttgtctcagcctcccaaagtgctgagattacaggcatgagctactacatCCGGCCACCAAAggagtacatttgttacaattgataaacctacactgacacatcattatcaatcaaagtccacagtttacattaaggttcactgTTGGTttactttcttgtttgtttgtttttgagacagggtctctgtcacccaggctacagtgcagtggtacgatctcgactcactgcagccttgacctcctgggctcaagggatcctcccacctcagccccccaagtggctaggactacaggtgtgtgccaccacagctgactaatttttgtgtgtgtgtgtgtggtttttttgttttgttttggtttggtttttttagtagagacagggttttgccatattgcccaggctggttttgaactcctgagctcgagtgatccgcctgccttggcctcccagagtgctaggattacaggtgtgagccaccgtgcctggacttgTGTTGTACTTTCTAtaatgtataatgacatatataCAACATTAAAGTATCACACAGACTATTTTCGCTGACCTAAATATCCTCTATGCTCTACCTATTCAACCCTCCCAGCCCCACcaacccctagcaaccactgatctttttactgtctccacagttttgccttttctagaatatcATAGAGTTGGAATCATActatatgtagccttttcagattggcttctttgacttagtaatatgcatttcaGGTTCCTCCACGTGTttttgagaggtgacagcctgctggcagccctcgctcactctcggcgcctcctctgcctgggctcccactttggcggcacgtgaggagcccttcagcccaccactgcactgtgggagccccttcctgggctgcccaaggctggagctggctccctcagcttgcggggaggtgtggagggagaggcgcgggcaggAACTGGGGCTGCACGGGGCGCTTGGgggccagcgcgagttctgggtgggcgtgggctcggcgggccccgcactcgtaGCGGCCAGCCAGCCCGcaagccccgggcagtgaggggcttagcacctgggccagtaGCTGCTGTGCTGgatttctcgccaggccttagctgcctccctgctgggcagggctcgggacctgcag comes from Homo sapiens chromosome 17, GRCh38.p14 Primary Assembly and encodes:
- the FZD2 gene encoding frizzled-2 precursor encodes the protein MRPRSALPRLLLPLLLLPAAGPAQFHGEKGISIPDHGFCQPISIPLCTDIAYNQTIMPNLLGHTNQEDAGLEVHQFYPLVKVQCSPELRFFLCSMYAPVCTVLEQAIPPCRSICERARQGCEALMNKFGFQWPERLRCEHFPRHGAEQICVGQNHSEDGAPALLTTAPPPGLQPGAGGTPGGPGGGGAPPRYATLEHPFHCPRVLKVPSYLSYKFLGERDCAAPCEPARPDGSMFFSQEETRFARLWILTWSVLCCASTFFTVTTYLVDMQRFRYPERPIIFLSGCYTMVSVAYIAGFVLQERVVCNERFSEDGYRTVVQGTKKEGCTILFMMLYFFSMASSIWWVILSLTWFLAAGMKWGHEAIEANSQYFHLAAWAVPAVKTITILAMGQIDGDLLSGVCFVGLNSLDPLRGFVLAPLFVYLFIGTSFLLAGFVSLFRIRTIMKHDGTKTEKLERLMVRIGVFSVLYTVPATIVIACYFYEQAFREHWERSWVSQHCKSLAIPCPAHYTPRMSPDFTVYMIKYLMTLIVGITSGFWIWSGKTLHSWRKFYTRLTNSRHGETTV